The region ttcaagttataacggtccataacaatctcagaaGGGCTCCCAAATAGGCCTAGTGAAAGACAGATGGGCTAACCCAATATAGGCTTAAGGAAAAGGCAGGTGGACCTTCCAGTATGGGCCAATGGGGAGGCAGAAAGCCAGAAgacaggtgtcgggcccgatgtgtgaagggggagattatTGGGAGTTGTACCATAttgtttgtgggaggggcagatGACTAGAATATAAGTAGTTAGATAAATCTATTAGTATGAgcccttttgggaggtgcccaaaacaAATTCGTTCGGGATCGGCCcagagcggacaatatcatactaatgtggagttaggcctacTCAGCAAAAGCCCAACAATTCTAAAATCTATGATCAAAGCCTCTAAAGCTTATATATTTCGATTCTCTCATCTTGCCTTGATGTTGTATTGAAGATATTAAGACAACATGAATGGAACAATTCATGGAGATTGTCGAGTGAAAATATCTCTTATCAAGTTGTACATGTTCATGCTGATCTGACTCCCAATGCACTTTCAAATCCAGATATGCAAACTATTCTAGATGCTACTACCACTATGCTATAAATGGGCTACTATAATGCAAGTGTTAAAAGCTTAACATTAGTTAACAAATTATTGTTCTATAGTAACACCTCtcaattagtgttacaatagcgATAAAGCTAATGTTGCAGAAAAATGTAACACCAATACCGTGTATCACATTAGTTactttttaattttgaaaaattgaaatgaatatattttcataaaacttgtattaaaattatattttgtataattaattaatcatgcatgaaaagtataatataatacatatatattattaatttatcaTTCAAAATTTTCTATTTGTGTTCCTCAATATAGTATTTATGATAAATTATCTAACAATATCATTCATTAATTTTATATGACCAAACACATCAAAAATGTGTCCCACAAAAAGTTTATTTTCCTGTTCGCAATAATTTCTCATTTTTATTTACACAACTTCTAAATATATTTATCACTAACTTCTCGTTGCCATCAATCAAGTAATTCATTTTTTTTGTGATAAAAAGATTAATGAACTCAAGTTTTAGGGAAACTAATTATTACAAATAGTAATATCCAATATCAATTAATttcatatttataaaattataaaataatagtattgtactattatgtataatatacatcacattcacaaaaatatttataatattagaGTACCATTTATTCAAATCATACATAATAAGTAAAACTTTCTAACATATGCTTAAGTTTATCATTTTTGGTAGAGCTTGAATGAAGTGATGACTTCAAGCCCCTTAATAAATTTCTCCAACTCTTCACCACTCAAGACTTCTTCTTCTGTGGATGATCCTCTCATCTGCTACATTCAAATCCATGCTCGTTAATCACCTTGCCAAAGCTAACAATATTTTACTCTAAGTTAAGAGTCCGTACATCTCGATCCAGTTTTTCCTGTCGGCCTGCAAGTTGTGAGCTATTCCTCTAAACAAGGCCAATATAGATAGAGATGCCTCTATTCCTGATGTTGGTGGAATTCTTGACAAGTCATCAGCTAAGTCATTATCTAGTCTTGATACTGGTCAAGCCGGTACTGACAATTTGAAAACGAAAACAGAAGATAAAATTGTATATTACAGAAATAAATCAAGGTATCAATCTTCACAGAAAGGTTACAGCACACAAGAAGTTGAATCTCAAAGGGATTCAACAGGCGTTAATGACCTTGTCACAAAAGAACCACCTTCTCAAAGTGAAGGTTCACACACTACTACTGGAAGGACAATTCCCTGACACTGCTCAAGGAGGTTCTGAAAAAATGGAATTTAATATTGTACCGCACACAAAGGATAAAGAAGCTCATAAGGAGCATATAGCTGAGTTCGATGCAATATTGAATGATTCAATATTTGCGATAAGCCAACAAGAACTCTCAGCTTAAAGGGTTATATAAGCTTCATGCCCCACAAGAATGATCAGGTCAAAGTCTTGATGAAGGCACCACTACGACTCCAGATGATGCTGCATATGCTGACACTTCAATATTTCTTGATCTTAAGGTTGAAGTGGTTGATGCAAAGAAGAATGCTAGTGTTATTCTTGTAACTCCTCTAATATCCATTCATATGGATTCTTCTTTTGAAGGTACATATTTAATTAGTACTATTATTTTATATTCTAGTATGGCTAAAAATAGACCCTTGTGTGAGGATACCCTTATTTATATGACTGTAGACCACTCTTTCCGGCCCTCTCTAATTTTTTCATTTGGTAGTGATTTGAGCCTTTCAAGTGGGAATGTGGGAAACAATTAGTGAAAAATTAAGAAACTGAGAGGCCGTCTTTTATGCTGGAAAAATGAGAGGTAGACTTGAGAGAGAAGTCAGGGACTTCTAGTGCCTTAAATATTGCTTTTGAAAAGTGAtatatgtgtgagaagtgatgagatcgcTTTAAAATAATAAAGAGAATTAAAGGTCTTTCTGTTTCAGCTACATATTAGGATAAAGAATTTCCAAATCTAAAGTTGACTAAAAATTTAAGGGTATAGTATAACATTTCTCTCATGATGATGATCTTGACAAGCATGCCACATCCTAGTGATATTGATGATAATATTGATGATGATAATGATATTGCAGGTAATATAGATGAGATTCTTATTAGAAATTGTCCCACATCATTTATGGGAGTGGCAGATaactagaatataagcagccaaataactccattagtatgaggccttttgggaggtgcccaaaaacaaatcGGTGCAGGCTCGGCCCAGAGTGGAAAATATCATACTAATATGGAGTTAGACCTGCTCAGTaaaagcccaacaagtggtattagagcttgAGGTTGTAACGGTCCAAAACAATCTCAGACGGAATCCCAGATAGGCCTAGGGAAAGGCAGATGGGCTAACCCCAtatgggctcaaggaaaaggcaggtGGAACTTCCAGTATGGGCCAAGGGGGAGGCAGAAAGCTAAAAGAATTCCAGTATGGGTCAAGGGGGATCCAGATCACACAATCAGCAGGAAAAATCGACAGGTGCTGGGCTCGATATTTGAAGGGTGAGATTGTCAGGAGTTAtcccacatcatttgtgggaggggcagatgactagaatataagcagccagataactgcattagtatgaggccttttgggaggtgcccaaaaacaaatccgtgcgggctcggccTAGAGTGGACAATATCATATTAATGTGGACTTAGGCCTTCTCAGCAAAAGCCCAACAATTCTAAAATCTATGATCAAAGCCTCTAAAGCTTATATATTTCGATTCTCTCATCTTGCCTTGATGTTGAATTGAAGATATTAAGATAACATGAATGTACCAATTCTTGGAGATTATCGACAAAAAATATCTCTTATCAAGTTGCACATGTTCATGTTGTTGCTCTTAAAGCTACTACCAATATGCCATAAGTGGGATACTATAATGTCAGTGTTACAAGCAACGTTACATTAGTTAAAAAATTGTTATTCTATTGTTACCGCTCtcaattagtgttacaatagcgATAAAGCTAATGTTGAAGAAAACTGTAACACCAATACCGTGTATCACATTAGttactttttaattttaaaaatattgaaatgaatatattatcataaaaattgtattacaattatattttatattattaattaatcatgCATGAAATGTATAATATAATACATAGATATTATAAAATCATCATTCAAATTTTTCTATCGGTGTTCCTCAATATAGTATTTATGATAAATTATCTAACAATATCATTCATTAATTTAATATGACCAAACACATCAAAAATGTGTCCCACAAAAAGTTTATGTTCATGTTCGTCGTAATTTCTTATTATTATTCGCACAACTTCTAAATATATTTATCAATAACTTCTCGTTGCCATCAATCAAATAATTCATTATTGTGATAAAAAAGTAATGAACTCAAGTTTTAGTGTAACTAATTATTAGTAACATCTAatatcaattaattttaaatttataaaatcataaaatactAGTATTGTACTATTATGTATAATATACATCAGTTcacaaaaatatttataatattagaGTACAATTAATTCAAATCATACATAATTCGTAAAACATTCTAGCATATGCTTAAGTTTAACATCTTTGGTAGAGCTTGAATAAAGTGATGACTTCAAGCCCCTTAATAACTTTCTCGAAGTTTTTACCGCTCAAGACTTTTTCTTCTTTTGTTGATCCTCTGATCTGCGGACATTCAAATCCATGCTCGTTAAACACCTTGCTAAATATATTTAACTCTAACTCAATAGTCCGTACGTCCCGATTCAGTTTTTCCTTCCAGCCTGCAAGTTGTGAGTTCCCCTTCCGATTCTCCAATTGCGTATGTGAAACAATAACCACAGCATTTCCTGGAAAATTTCGAGGCTTAATCTTGAAAGATGCATATGCCGCAGGATAGCCCATCCTAGGAACAGTGTGTGACTGATGTGATTTGATGATAACATCACATCTCAGGATTCTTAGTTCGATATCAGCTTCATCTACTCCTTGCATCGCCAGATATGGGTTCTGCATTGTCTATAATTTAGCGGAGACATGTATGAGATTTATCCATGAATGAAAATGGAGATGTTTTTTTAAGACATTGACATGTTGAAACTAATACATATGCCTTGTTTATATGAAATTTAGGGGTATAATAAATTGGAATTGACAGGATATGCTAGATTACAAAGattcaatttggatttttgaCTTTGACTTAATTTAGTAAAATCCATGGACATCATGGAAATTAAAACGTCTTTTAGAATATTAAGATATTATGATATATTGGGTCAAAAAAGAAAGATCTTAATATTTGACTAAAATTCTATATTATCCTTTAAACTTATTAAACATGTATGAAACTAATACATAATTGTGTATTTATATGAAATTTAGGGGTATAATAAAATTGAGATTGTGAGCATATATGTTTCAAAGATcgattttgattttgaatttattcaatgAAATCCATGGATGTTTAAAAATTAAAATGTCTTCTAAGATAGTAAGATATTAGGAGATATTATGATATATTTAGTCAAAAAAGAAATATGGTGGGATTTGACTAAGATTGTAAGATACTATCTTAGGAGATATTTAGTCACAAAAGAAAGATATCCTCGATTAAAACGTCTTCTAAGATTAAAACGTCTTATAAGATTCTAACATATTAGGATATATTTATTGAGAGATATTCATATTTCAATGAgaacacttaattaataaataataaaatttaattccAGCCAGTCATACATATCTATGTATATTAATCCAATATATGATTTATATTCATTTTCCACAACTCTTTAATTCTATCCAAATTTTCATAAACCACAATCATCTCTTTTCTACTTGAACAACGATTGCCCACAACCATCCACTACCACATACAACCATGAACTTTAGCCACCAATATCATTACGTagataataaatttattttaaaaaataactaCATTCAAAGTTCAAATCATTGCATGACCACTTTTTCCATCCATTTCTTTCCACTCAATATCATATGCCAATACCAAAAACTATATGTAAACCACCTGATTTAAGAATATTATCACAATCATACACACTTACTAAAATCAAACTGTCACAAATTCCAAATATTTAAATATCACAGGAACGACTACTTAGCGACCACTTTTCACCACGTATCCACCATCACAATAACCAGTGGCATCACTAACTACATACCATCACCATATCTAGATAATCAAATATAAGCCGGAATGACCATAAAAATCACAAAACTAGATAGAACTTGAAAGTAAATAATGTGTGCATAAAAGAAACCAAAGACATAAAAGCAACTtcaaagaaataaataatttatcgaTGAAACATGCAGTGCTGAATAACATAACATAATATATCTAAAAAATTGGTCATgcaatattaaattcgaatttcctatttatttaattaattaagtcacacttaattaataacaaataattcgaaatacttacattttatttaagtccgaatttaaattaaataatccttcaatcattctttgtgcgaccctttaggttattgttacgttggcaacaattttaaatctaatttcaaatcataaacaatgagcggcatctagtaatacatcattgttacccaagtattaattatttaatcagtgatcaattaaacctttcgtgaataatgtacaatgtaatataatccctttagccttatattatagatcaaactcgaggcatgcattgtgtcatcccctgttaacgttcaatccttctttccttgatcaatgagtaaactattaaacaaatcagtatttgagcacgaccatgcattttatagtcttactcaatcaagggccaataatatcactcctttaatacatgagggctaaatcccatctagatcattcatatttctcatacgattcataatgtacccaatctctacttttattattacccggtcaaggataactttcaatagtatcaaagtatattaattctcgtatagaaatataatgatttcaagtcaaaagaccaatacatcattattactgtgagattaacttatgacactataaacatgtagtacctcacaacgggtcaatccagcaccatatATAATATGTGTactaaaattaataataatgatATTACAAAGGAAAAATGGGTAATTTTATATCTATATCTTATATTCTTATACTTTATATCATTAAGGAATTGTGCTATTAACTAGGATAATTGATCCTAATTTATCTCTCACTTATTTTGATCCTAAACTTGCGGGACACTACTATAACCAACTACAATAATCGAGACTTGTTATTGATTTTATTCAATAACATAAACTCAAATAAATATGTGTAGATTAAGCCCAAGCCCAACATAACTCCCCTTTAATCTAAACATTCTCCAGCTTTCTGACACCAAGCAACTGACGCATCTTCTCAAACTTGGATATTGCCAATGCCTTCGTTAGGATGTCAGTTCGTTGTTCATTCGTGCGGACATGTCTTATAATTATCAATCCTTGTTCAACACAATCACGGATGAAGTGATAGCGCAAGTCAATATGCTTGCTTCGTCCATAGAAAACTGGATTACGTGCCAAGTCCACAGCTGACCTATTATCAATGTACAATGTGACAGGAGCAACCTTGATGCCCATGATATGACTCAGTACCCGCTGCAACCAAATCGCCTGGCAGGCAGCCGCCGTAGCCGCCATAAACTCAGCCTCACACGAAGAGAGTGCAACACACCGTTGTTTTTGTGACACCCAAGTAATTAAATTCTCATCAAGATAGAAAGCCATTCCTCCCGTACTCTTTCGGTCATCCATACTCCCTCCTAAGTCACTATCCGAAAAACCCGAAAGTATATAATTTCCTTGGCCTTTTGTGTAGATTAGTCCGTACTGTAGCGTTCCCTTCAGATATCGACAAATCCTTTTAACTGCGTTCATGTGCAGCTGTGTAGGCCTTTCCATAAACCTGCTAACAATCCCTATAGAATAAGCAATATCAGGTCTTGTATTCACTAGGTATCTGAGCCCGCCTATAATGCTTTTAAACTGCGTAGGATTTACAACTTCACCCGAGCTGTCAGCATGTAATTGTATCTTGTGCTCCATAGGATATCTCACACTATTACATTCTGCCATGCCTGCCTATTCGAGCACCTTCTGCGCATAAGTCGACTGCCTGAGTTCAATAAACTCCTTGTCTTGAGTAACTTCCAACCCCAAATAGTAAGACAGCAGCCCTAAGTCAGACATGTCAAATTCACGATTCATTTCCCCCTTGAATTTGGCAATGTGTGACAGAGATGAGCCAGTAACTAATAAGTCTTCGACATAGACACCAACAACTAGAGAATGAGCTCCATCCTTCTGAGTATATACAGCATGCTCATATGGGCATTTAACAAAATCGAGTGTGAGAAGGTACTGGTTGAGACGAGCATACCACGCTCGAGGGGCTTGACGAAGCCCATACAAAGCCTTGGGAAGCCTATAGACTTGATGTTCGGAGCCGTTTTTGACATAGCCTTTGGGTTGTGTTACATAAACCTCCTCTTGTAAAACACCATTCAAGAAAGCAGATTTAATGTCAAGATGGTGAATCTCCCAATCATTTTTAGCTGCCAATGAAAGGAGTAAATGGACTGTTTCAAGTCGAGTAACCGGGGCAAAGCCTTCTTCATAATCGATTCCATGACGTTGAACATATCCTTTAGCCACAAGACGGGCTTTGTGTTTAGTGATAGCTCCATTTTGATCAGTCTTCAACTTGTAAACCCATTTAAGTGCTATAGGTTTATGCCCTTTTGGAAGATCCACTAGTTGCCAAGTATTGTTTTTTTCAATAGAGGCGATTTCATTATCCATTGCTGTCTTCCAGGCATCGTCCTCAACAGCCTGCTCAAAAGAAATGGGTTCATCAATACCCATTAACATAAGTTCATCTTCAGCTAATTCCACCTCAGTCGTGTGGTCATAAATATCTGCAAGTGAGCGGAGCCTTGGGGGCGGTGTTTCTGCAGTTTCATCAGAAGATGTCGTGTCTGGAGTGGTAGGTGTTGTACTGTCAGTTTTTTCTTCGCTAGAATTCTCAGGTTCGGTGGGATCATTTTCCAGGATAAAGTGTGCACCGCTGTTAGGCGCAGATTTAATAGAGTCATCCCAATTCCAGGCTTTCTGTTCGTTGAAAAACACATCTCTGCTGATGTGAATACTGCCAGTTATAGGATCAAACAATCGAAATATATTGGTTCCAGCTTCTCTGCCAAAATGAACCATTAGTCGACTTCTATCGTCGAGTTTTTTTGTGTGTACAGCTGGAATCTTGACATAAGCAGTACAACCAAATACTTTGGCATAATGCAAGTTTGGTTTTGTTCCAAACCAGGCTTCATGAGGAGTAAGATTCGACATTGCTCGTGTTGGCAGCTTGTTTAAAATATAAATGGCATGAGTGACTGCCTCTCCCCAATAAGTAGCTGGCACCTGTCTTTCCTTGAGCATGCTTCATGCCATGGCAACTACTGTACGATTCCGGCGCTCTAcgacaccattttgttgtggtgtgtAGGATTCCGTGTAGTGCTTAAGTATGCCATGTTCCTCACAAAAAAGGTTGAACTCTTTTGAACAAAATTCGCCTCCTCGATCGGTTCTTAAAACTTGAATACCCTGTCATTTTCAATTCTCAACAAGAACTTTAAACTTCTTGAAATAATTCAGTGCCTCATTCTTGTGTTTAAGGAAATAAACCCACATCATACGGCTGTAGTCATCAACAAGAAGCATAAAATAATTGTTCCCCCCCGGTGTGGAAGGGGATATAGGACCGCATAAATCCAAATGTATCAATTCTAGAGCAGACTTAGCAATAAAATTAGATTTATTTGGAAAAGGCTTACGTGTTTGTTTTGTCATAAGGCAACTCTCACAGATTTCTTTGGGGTGAACAATGTTTGGTACACCATGAGCCATATGATTCTTTGATAACAGTTGCATTTCCTTGAAATTTACGTGTCCGAGTCTCTTATGCCACAACCATGCTTCCTCGTCACCCTTTGTTAGTAGACAATAATGTTTAGCTTCCTGAATGTGAATCTTATAGAGTCGATTTGCAGACCTTTAGACTTGCATAAGCATCCTTCCACAACTATCATAAACCCACAGCTTCTCTCCGTTCATGACAACTCTATTTCCCTCCCCCGAGAGCTGTCCTAAGCTGATGATG is a window of Apium graveolens cultivar Ventura chromosome 11, ASM990537v1, whole genome shotgun sequence DNA encoding:
- the LOC141696603 gene encoding secreted RxLR effector protein 161-like yields the protein MAECNSVRYPMEHKIQLHADSSGEVVNPTQFKSIIGGLRYLVNTRPDIAYSIGIVSRFMERPTQLHMNAVKRICRYLKGTLQYGLIYTKGQGNYILSGFSDSDLGGSMDDRKSTGGMAFYLDENLITWVSQKQRCVALSSCEAEFMAATAAACQAIWLQRVLSHIMGIKVAPVTLYIDNRSAVDLARNPVFYGRSKHIDLRYHFIRDCVEQGLIIIRHVRTNEQRTDILTKALAISKFEKMRQLLGVRKLENV